The genomic stretch ACGGTTAGGGTATTGTCAGCGTTGGGGTGGATCATATCGTAAAGGTCAGACACCTTTTTATCTGGATCCGCCAAAATCGGGTAGTTAACCGTTGTTGTCTGGGTTTCGTTGATATCTCCAATCCAGCCTTTGTGGGAGTCAACATCATCCACGCTCAAGGCTATCACTTTAACATTGCGCTTCTCAAATTCGGGCTTGAGTTTAGCAACCATACCTAACTCGGTGGTGCAAACTGGGGTGAAGTCCGCTGGGTGAGAAAACAGCACTACCCAGCTATCTGCTGCCCATTCATACAAATTAATCTCCCCTTCGCTAGAATTCTGAGTAAAGTCGGGTACGGTATCCCCCAATCGTAGAGTCATGGCTAAATCCTGTTGCTATTTTTTCTTGTCAGGATTGTTATAGTGCCACAAAAGTCAGATTTATCCGTCAGCTTTTAGATCTATTTTAGGATTTGCTTAGGAATTCTTTATTCAGCGGTCAGGGGTCAGGGGTCAGGGGTCAGGGGTCAGGGGTCAGGGGTCAGGGGTCAGGGGTCAGCGGTCAGCGGTCAGGGGTCAGGGGTCAGGGGTCAGCGGTCAGCGGTCAGCGGTCAGCGGTCAGCGGTCAGCGGTCAGCCATTCGCAAAGCGTGGCCATAGGCCAAGGCCTTTAGCTGTTCCCGTAGCGTGGGCGTAGCGCTAATCGCTGATAACTGATAGCTGATAACTGATAGCTGATAGCTGATAGCTGATAGCTGATAGCTGATAACTGATAGCTGATAGCTGATAGCTGATAGCTGATAGCTGATAGCTATTAGCTTACGAAGCAACATTTGTCAATGAACTAGGGTGGTAACTTCTGGTGTTCTGGAAAAAGTTGAGGTCTTGTGTCTGGACTTCGATATTATGAGATGATGAGAAACAAAAATTAAACTAAACCCACAGAGATTAATTTCTCTTAGTGCTGTGTTGTGTAAGTAAGGAGTTTTATGATGAGAAAACTGGTTCATCTGGCAGTGTTATGCCTTCTAGTGCTTAGCTTGGGGTGCTTAGGCTTACCCCAAAGTGCGATCGCTTCCCCTATGTCTTCAGCAGACACATTTTCTTTAAATAACTTAACGTTGCCCTCATCTACCGCTTTAATCGCTCGGTCATCCAATAGCAATGAGGCTCAGTCACCCCAGAGCAATGCGGCTGATGCCAAGTTATCCACGGAGTTTGGTAAGAAGACTGACCTGAACAATACTCCTTTGCGTAAGTTTCGCAAATATCGCGGATTCTACCCAACCTTGGCTAGTAAGATTGTTAATTATGCTAAAGACGAGGGGGACTACAAGTCAGTAGAAGATGTTCTGAAAATTCCGGGACTAAGCGAACGCCAGAAGAAACTGTTACAAGACCAAATTGATCAAAAGAGTTTTACCGTGACTCCTCGGTCAGAGGTTCATAATGCGGGCGACGATCGCATTAATCCTGGCGTGTACTAATAACGCCATTGGTGGTTAACTTTAAATTTTTTGTAAGTATTCAGCTATCAGCTATCAGCGGTCAGCTATCAGCGGTCAGTAATCAGCGTGTCGCGTATCAGCGTGTCGCGTATCAGCTATCAGCGGTCAGTAATCAGTAATCAGTAATCAGTAATCAGCGTGTCGCGTATCAGCTGACGGCTGACGGCTGACGGCTGACGGCTGACGGCTGACGGCTGACGGCTGAATGCTTACAATTTTTTGTCTAACCCACTCTTACAAGAGTGGGTTAATTTTAACTAATCAATCTAGGACTTACACAGCTGATAGAAACATCAACAAACCTGGCTGCATCGCTTTTTTGATAATGTTTCGGTCAATTCTTGATCCGAAGTTCCAGGCAACTGCGGCGAAGTCTATTGGTAAGCATTCAGCTGTCAGCTATCAGCTATCAGCTTTTGAATGAAACAGGTAAGCATTCGTTTAATCTCACTTCCCTGGCCGAAAAGCCAGAAATTGATACTCTTTGGCTTTGAGTCCATTGAACTCGTCAGCGGGATAGCTTGTTTTAAGCTGACCGCTGACGGCTGATAGCTGAATACTTACGTCTATTGTTGTTACTGTACTACACAGACTTATAAATCACTTTAGCAATTTTTTCAAGAAAATTGGATTTCAAGAAAATTGGGGATTTGGGAGCTTCCCGAGCTCAATACCAACCTTTTGGGCTGGGATCACCTGCCAGCTAGAATCACTCGATAGTTCCAGAACTTGCTGATGGTACTTCAGCAGACTCTCTCGGTGACCAACACTGATAAAAGTGGTTTCGGTTTGCTGTAGTTCCTGGTAGAGATGCCGCTCGTTTTGCTGATCCAAGGCACTGGTTGCTTCATCCAAGAAGGCATAGCGAGGTTGATTCAGCAACAGTCTGGCAAAGGCTAGACGCTGTTGTTCTCCTAGGGAAAGAACACTACTCCAATCTAATTGGACTTCCAAACTGCCCACCTTGGCCAGCAGCTCAGAAAGGTTAACCCGATGCAGCACGGACTCCAATTCCTCCAAGGAACTGTCGCGGCTGGCATTTGGGTAAAGCAGCTGTTCTCGCAAGGATCCTGGAATCATGTAAGGACGTTGAGGCAAAAATAAGATGTCTTCCACGGCAGGTCGCATGATGCAGCCTGTTCCTGTGTTCCACAACCCAGCGATCGCTCTTAGCAA from Moorena sp. SIOASIH encodes the following:
- a CDS encoding peroxiredoxin; protein product: MTLRLGDTVPDFTQNSSEGEINLYEWAADSWVVLFSHPADFTPVCTTELGMVAKLKPEFEKRNVKVIALSVDDVDSHKGWIGDINETQTTTVNYPILADPDKKVSDLYDMIHPNADNTLTVRSVFVIDPQKKLRLVLTYPASTGRNFDEILRVIDSLQLTDDYKVATPVNWTDGGDCVIVPSIKDPEELKERFPKGYEEIKPYLRMTPQPNK
- the psbU gene encoding photosystem II complex extrinsic protein PsbU, translating into MRKLVHLAVLCLLVLSLGCLGLPQSAIASPMSSADTFSLNNLTLPSSTALIARSSNSNEAQSPQSNAADAKLSTEFGKKTDLNNTPLRKFRKYRGFYPTLASKIVNYAKDEGDYKSVEDVLKIPGLSERQKKLLQDQIDQKSFTVTPRSEVHNAGDDRINPGVY